One window of the Chloroflexota bacterium genome contains the following:
- a CDS encoding VOC family protein, producing MVNYVQHFGLTVSNLDEALHFFRDLLGLETTEVRETSGERPEIILGIKGASLRLAIVKVPDGNNIEVIEYFNPKGTKLDLRTCNPGVPHIAFAVDDIQKIYEDLGAKGVKFVNPPYWGGTSVAGPGWGVCFLRGPDGISIELMQPPKEK from the coding sequence ATGGTCAATTACGTACAACATTTTGGTCTGACGGTCAGCAATTTGGACGAAGCTTTGCACTTTTTCCGCGACCTACTTGGACTGGAAACAACGGAAGTGCGGGAGACCAGCGGAGAGCGTCCGGAGATCATTCTGGGCATTAAAGGCGCTTCGCTGCGACTGGCCATAGTGAAAGTCCCGGACGGCAATAACATTGAAGTGATCGAATATTTCAACCCCAAGGGAACAAAGCTGGATCTGAGAACTTGTAATCCCGGCGTGCCCCACATCGCTTTTGCGGTGGATGATATCCAAAAGATATATGAGGACCTCGGCGCCAAAGGGGTGAAGTTCGTCAATCCGCCGTACTGGGGTGGTACAAGTGTGGCTGGTCCGGGCTGGGGTGTCTGCTTTCTCAGAGGGCCAGACGGCATCTCAATCGAGCTGATGCAGCCGCCGAAAGAAAAATAG